In Chryseobacterium camelliae, one DNA window encodes the following:
- a CDS encoding ParB/RepB/Spo0J family partition protein, producing the protein MKDKKRAMGRGLGAILSAESKATINSATDEGADKFVGNIVEVAVEDIYPNPTQPRTYFDEKALNELAQSIKNLGVIQPVTLRKDGEKFEIISGERRYRASKMAGLATIPAYIRLVNDQELLEMALVENIQREDLDAVEIALTYQRLMDEIGLTQENLSQRVGKDRSTITNSIRLLRLSPDIQNAIRSGEISAGHGRAIISLDNEELQQILFEKIIKEHLNVRQSEQAAAILKNPKSPAAKKAAKAELPNHFKRAEKAIADLLDVKVEIKTAGNGKKGKIVLDFKNQEELDYILSHIK; encoded by the coding sequence ATGAAGGACAAAAAAAGAGCGATGGGGCGTGGTCTGGGTGCTATTCTTAGCGCCGAATCCAAAGCGACGATCAACTCAGCTACCGATGAAGGTGCCGATAAGTTTGTAGGGAATATTGTAGAAGTAGCTGTTGAGGATATCTATCCGAATCCCACTCAGCCAAGAACCTATTTTGATGAGAAAGCATTGAACGAACTGGCACAGTCGATCAAAAATTTAGGCGTGATCCAGCCAGTTACCCTGAGAAAGGACGGTGAAAAGTTTGAAATCATATCCGGGGAAAGAAGGTACAGGGCCAGTAAAATGGCAGGCCTTGCCACAATTCCCGCATACATCCGTCTGGTAAACGATCAGGAGCTGCTTGAGATGGCTTTAGTGGAAAATATTCAGAGGGAAGACCTTGATGCTGTAGAAATTGCCCTGACCTACCAGAGATTGATGGATGAGATCGGCCTCACCCAGGAAAATCTTAGCCAGAGAGTAGGCAAGGACAGAAGCACCATTACCAATTCCATAAGGCTTTTAAGATTAAGTCCGGATATTCAGAACGCCATCAGAAGCGGAGAAATCTCTGCCGGACATGGCCGTGCGATCATCAGTCTGGACAATGAGGAGCTTCAGCAAATCCTTTTTGAAAAAATCATTAAAGAACATTTAAACGTACGCCAGTCTGAACAGGCTGCTGCCATACTGAAGAATCCTAAGTCACCGGCTGCCAAGAAAGCGGCAAAGGCAGAATTGCCGAATCACTTTAAAAGGGCTGAAAAAGCCATTGCCGACCTTCTGGATGTAAAAGTGGAGATCAAAACAGCCGGAAACGGTAAAAAAGGGAAAATAGTCCTGGAC
- a CDS encoding ParA family protein, with protein sequence MAKIIGIANQKGGVGKTTTAVNLAAALGVLEKKILIIDADPQANATSGLGVDDVQYSTYNLLEHSVDTRTCIKRTATPNLDIVPSHIDLVAAEIELVDKEDREYMLKKALQPVRDDYDYIIIDCAPSLGLITVNALTAADSVIIPIQCEYFALEGLGKLLNTIKNVQKIHNKDLDIEGLLLTMYDGRLRLSNQVVEEVNAHFPEMVFETIISRNVRLSEAPSFGESILNYDAESKGAIQYIQLAEEVLLKNENLVKN encoded by the coding sequence ATGGCAAAAATCATAGGGATCGCTAATCAGAAAGGAGGAGTCGGAAAGACAACCACAGCTGTTAATCTGGCTGCGGCATTAGGGGTGTTGGAAAAGAAAATTTTAATTATTGATGCTGATCCTCAGGCAAATGCAACTTCCGGACTGGGAGTTGATGATGTTCAGTATTCAACCTATAACCTTCTGGAGCATAGTGTGGATACCAGAACCTGCATCAAAAGAACCGCAACTCCGAACCTGGACATCGTTCCGTCGCATATTGACCTGGTTGCAGCAGAGATTGAACTGGTAGACAAAGAAGACCGGGAATATATGCTTAAAAAAGCATTACAGCCTGTACGTGATGATTATGACTACATCATCATCGACTGTGCGCCGAGCTTAGGTCTGATTACCGTTAATGCTCTTACAGCGGCTGATTCCGTAATCATTCCGATCCAGTGTGAGTATTTTGCATTGGAAGGACTGGGTAAACTTTTGAATACCATTAAGAACGTTCAGAAAATCCACAATAAAGACCTGGATATTGAAGGTTTGCTGCTTACGATGTACGACGGAAGATTAAGGCTTTCCAACCAGGTGGTGGAAGAAGTAAATGCCCACTTCCCTGAAATGGTTTTTGAAACCATCATCAGCAGAAACGTAAGGCTGAGCGAAGCCCCGAGTTTCGGAGAGAGCATCCTGAATTATGATGCAGAAAGCAAAGGTGCCATTCAGTACATTCAGCTGGCAGAAGAAGTACTGCTGAAAAATGAAAATTTAGTAAAGAATTAA